In Lagopus muta isolate bLagMut1 chromosome 6, bLagMut1 primary, whole genome shotgun sequence, one DNA window encodes the following:
- the EFCAB11 gene encoding EF-hand calcium-binding domain-containing protein 11 isoform X2 has translation MREAVPPSLRPAQRRRCRAAAAMGSLRERCARVFEVCDEGNKGYLNREDFEVAVVMLFGYKLSEVFSGQEASSPSLDLTPSLHIRTPVAQHLLLIKMPTAGHLSIWSMEEQSELRAAYKFQLLFGTSY, from the exons ATGAGGGAGGCGGTGCCGCCTTCGCTCCGCCCCGCACAGCGGCGCCGTTGCCGGGCAGCCGCCGCCATGGGTTCGCTGCGGGAGCGCTGCGCCAGG GTTTTTGAAGTGTGTGATGAAGGTAACAAAGGCTATTTGAACAGAGAGGACTTTGAAGTTGCTGTAGTAATGTTGTTTGGTTATAAGCTCTCAGAG GTGTTCAGCGGCCAGGAGGCATCCAGTCCTTCCCTTGACCTAACTCCATCCCTTCACATCAGGACACCTGTGgctcagcatctgctgctgatCAAGATGCCAACAGCAGGGCACCTTAGCATCTGGAGTATGGAAGAGCAGtctgagctcagagctgcttaCAAATTCCAGCTGCTCTTTGGCACATCTTATTAA